The Caulifigura coniformis genome includes a region encoding these proteins:
- a CDS encoding outer membrane protein assembly factor BamB family protein has product MRTLLTVVCLLIALGVCSSAPAQNWTRFRGPDGTGISDLKGVPSSWTINDYAWNVDLPGTGHSSPIVWGKSLFVTSAEEDGARHIFCLDADTGAEKWRHTSRLGKQHLHKMNSWASGTPTTDGDRVYIAFADDDHYTVTAYTMDGAQAWTRDLGSCITEHGHGVSPILFGDLVIVCNDQGRKEGPPPSLIFALNRKTGETVWTVERKSREASYATPIIITPPDKAPQLVVMSGAHGMSGLDPLTGQELWSSGEVPMRTVGSPAYGDGLLVATCGSGGRGDSMICVSPGAAGEAGSQPLRYVRPKTQGVPYVPTPIIQNGRIYLWNDDGTFFLASLADGKNLTRQRIGGQFFASPVLLEGRLFNVSHEGEIVVISLANDEVKIEGRNPLGDSAYASPAVANGGIYFRGFKKLAFLKARS; this is encoded by the coding sequence ATGCGGACTCTCCTCACGGTCGTCTGCCTCCTGATCGCCCTTGGCGTCTGCTCCTCTGCGCCTGCCCAGAACTGGACCCGCTTCCGCGGCCCAGACGGCACGGGCATCAGTGATCTCAAGGGGGTCCCCAGTTCCTGGACGATCAACGACTACGCCTGGAACGTGGACCTGCCCGGGACCGGCCATTCGTCGCCGATCGTGTGGGGCAAGTCGCTGTTCGTCACGAGTGCGGAGGAGGATGGGGCCCGTCATATCTTCTGCCTCGACGCAGATACCGGGGCCGAGAAGTGGCGGCATACTTCGCGGCTCGGGAAGCAGCATCTCCACAAGATGAACAGCTGGGCTTCGGGCACGCCGACGACGGACGGCGACCGGGTCTACATCGCCTTCGCGGACGACGACCACTACACCGTGACGGCCTACACGATGGACGGCGCGCAGGCATGGACGCGCGACCTGGGGAGCTGCATCACCGAACACGGACATGGAGTGTCCCCCATCCTGTTCGGCGACCTGGTGATCGTCTGTAACGACCAGGGACGTAAAGAAGGCCCGCCACCGAGCCTGATCTTCGCACTGAATCGCAAGACGGGTGAGACCGTCTGGACCGTCGAACGGAAATCGCGCGAGGCCTCCTATGCGACGCCCATCATCATCACCCCGCCCGACAAGGCGCCCCAACTGGTCGTGATGAGCGGCGCTCATGGCATGAGTGGACTGGATCCACTGACCGGCCAGGAGTTGTGGAGTAGCGGCGAAGTGCCGATGCGGACCGTTGGCTCGCCGGCCTACGGAGACGGGCTACTTGTCGCGACGTGTGGCTCCGGCGGTCGCGGAGATTCAATGATCTGCGTCTCTCCCGGCGCCGCGGGTGAAGCGGGCTCCCAGCCGCTCCGCTACGTGCGGCCGAAGACTCAGGGCGTCCCCTATGTGCCAACGCCGATCATCCAGAACGGTCGGATCTACCTGTGGAACGATGACGGCACGTTTTTTCTCGCGAGCCTCGCAGACGGAAAGAACCTCACCCGCCAGCGAATCGGCGGACAATTCTTCGCCTCGCCCGTGTTGCTGGAAGGGCGGCTGTTCAACGTCTCTCACGAAGGCGAGATCGTGGTGATCAGCCTGGCGAACGACGAGGTGAAGATCGAAGGCCGTAACCCGCTGGGAGATTCCGCCTATGCCTCTCCCGCCGTCGCCAATGGCGGGATCTATTTCCGCGGCTTCAAGAAGCTCGCGTTCCTGAAGGCCAGGAGCTGA
- a CDS encoding four helix bundle protein, whose translation MGVDSHRDLLVWKKAIDLVVSCYRITAKFPKTEQYGLTSQLQRAAVSVPANIAEGKGRASTGAYLNHLSIAAGSLAELDTHLVVGHELGLLSDTGLIEIQKQLEEVGRMLTGLRKSLE comes from the coding sequence ATGGGAGTCGATAGCCATCGGGACCTGCTCGTTTGGAAGAAGGCGATTGACCTGGTGGTCAGTTGCTACAGGATCACAGCGAAGTTCCCAAAAACGGAACAGTACGGATTGACCTCGCAGCTCCAGAGAGCCGCGGTGTCGGTTCCGGCGAACATCGCAGAAGGAAAAGGTCGAGCGAGCACCGGGGCGTATCTCAACCATCTGAGCATCGCTGCCGGCTCACTCGCGGAACTTGACACACATCTCGTCGTGGGACACGAGCTCGGACTCTTGTCTGACACGGGACTTATCGAAATCCAAAAGCAACTTGAAGAAGTAGGACGGATGCTGACTGGTCTGAGGAAGTCGTTGGAATAG
- a CDS encoding PP2C family protein-serine/threonine phosphatase: MSSILSSRSAPKVRSWNPRLLNGTAMEIITSELPANRVCGDISDVFQAGEHSLLVAMGDASGHGVAAGMLIVDVRRLLSMMAGSGFDPGEMMSRVNRHVMQRFPTSRFVTLSLLMIDMATGALSFASAGQPFYRLDAEGRTTICDSDSAPIGILDDEVFPTTPLDPLKAGESLILISDGFREALNNDGQMYGEPRMFAQFAAGREESARPFIDRLYSDVDLYKAGNTDHDDMTVVLVRTSN, translated from the coding sequence ATGTCCTCAATCCTCTCCTCCCGGTCGGCCCCGAAGGTCCGTTCTTGGAATCCGCGGCTGCTCAACGGCACCGCGATGGAAATCATCACCAGCGAGCTGCCGGCCAACCGGGTGTGCGGTGACATCTCGGACGTCTTCCAGGCGGGTGAGCACTCTCTGCTGGTGGCGATGGGAGACGCCTCGGGGCACGGAGTCGCCGCGGGAATGCTGATCGTCGACGTGCGGCGGCTGCTGTCGATGATGGCCGGTTCCGGCTTCGACCCCGGTGAAATGATGAGCCGCGTCAACCGGCATGTGATGCAGCGCTTCCCCACGTCCCGGTTCGTCACGCTCAGCCTGTTGATGATCGACATGGCGACAGGAGCACTGAGCTTCGCATCAGCCGGACAGCCGTTCTACCGGCTCGACGCTGAGGGCCGGACGACGATCTGCGACAGCGACAGCGCGCCGATCGGAATCCTCGATGACGAAGTCTTTCCGACGACGCCGCTCGACCCGCTGAAGGCCGGCGAGTCGCTGATTCTGATCTCGGACGGATTCCGCGAAGCGTTGAACAACGACGGTCAGATGTACGGCGAACCTCGTATGTTTGCGCAGTTTGCCGCGGGCCGCGAAGAATCCGCCAGGCCCTTCATCGACCGGCTGTACTCAGATGTCGATCTCTACAAAGCTGGCAACACCGATCACGACGACATGACGGTGGTGCTCGTGCGGACGTCGAACTGA
- the atpG gene encoding ATP synthase F1 subunit gamma — MAKARSLVTRRKSIRNIRKITRTMELIATARFKKAMDRASEAAAYTRKLSEIVADLSQASLSFSHPLLKQPEKVENGVLLVLTSNRGLCGGYNSAVLRLAVGRLREAKTTGENLSLEVSGKRGLNFMKYEQYPVSHAYSHFEDKPRFDEAEVLANRYIADFIAGRIQRVEVAYTKFLNAARQVAVVETLLPIGDLSDEAKPKESSRSNIEYEFLPSAQEIQEQIVPEAFKARLFKCFLDAAVSEQIARRVAMKAATENADDMIRSISLQYNRARQSQITSELSEIIGGAAALE; from the coding sequence ATGGCCAAAGCCCGTTCACTCGTCACCCGCCGCAAGTCGATCCGCAACATCCGCAAGATCACGCGGACGATGGAGCTGATCGCGACTGCGCGGTTCAAGAAGGCGATGGATCGCGCTTCGGAAGCGGCCGCCTATACGCGGAAGCTCTCCGAGATCGTCGCCGACCTGTCGCAGGCCAGCCTCAGCTTTTCGCACCCTCTGCTCAAGCAGCCGGAGAAGGTCGAGAACGGCGTGCTGCTGGTGTTGACGTCCAATCGCGGCCTGTGCGGCGGTTATAACTCCGCCGTGTTGCGCCTGGCCGTCGGCCGGCTGCGTGAAGCGAAGACGACGGGTGAAAACCTGTCGCTCGAAGTCTCCGGCAAGCGTGGGCTCAACTTCATGAAGTATGAGCAGTATCCGGTGTCGCATGCCTACTCGCACTTCGAAGACAAGCCGCGATTCGACGAGGCGGAAGTCCTTGCCAACCGCTACATCGCCGATTTCATCGCCGGCCGCATTCAGCGGGTCGAGGTCGCCTACACGAAGTTCCTGAATGCCGCCCGCCAGGTGGCCGTCGTCGAAACGCTGCTGCCGATCGGCGATCTGTCAGACGAGGCGAAGCCGAAAGAGTCGTCGCGGTCGAACATCGAATACGAATTCCTTCCCTCGGCCCAGGAAATCCAGGAGCAGATTGTTCCCGAGGCCTTCAAGGCCCGGCTGTTCAAGTGTTTCCTGGATGCGGCCGTGAGTGAACAGATCGCCCGTCGAGTCGCCATGAAGGCCGCAACAGAGAACGCGGACGACATGATCCGCTCGATTTCACTCCAGTACAACCGAGCCCGCCAGTCGCAGATCACGAGCGAGCTGTCGGAAATCATCGGTGGTGCAGCAGCGCTTGAGTAG
- the atpD gene encoding F0F1 ATP synthase subunit beta: MSTATANTTGRVTQIIGSTFDVEFSEENMPDIYNAVKIEKETKGVKVKVTGEVQQHLGGGRVRCVALGSTDGMVRGMEVVDTGAPVSVPVGKETLGRVFNLLGEPIDGRGPVNAAENWPIHRDAPKLEDLSSKTEVFETGIKVVDLLTPFVRGGKAGLFGGAGLGKTVILTELIARIAREHGGYSVFAGVGERTREGNDLWLEMQHTQIGDTGRSVIEQTCMVFGQMNEPPGARLRVALTGLTMAEWFRDATGADTLLFIDNIFRFSQAGSEVSALLGRMPSAVGYQPTLGTELGQLQERITSTKKGAITSVQAVYVPADDPTDPAPATAFSHLDAFLYLERKIAEKGIYPAVDPLASSSRVLDPQIVGEHHYRVARRVQQILQRYRELQDIIAILGVDELAEDDKNVVRRARRIERFLSQPFFVAEAFTGKSGKFTKIADTIRSFEELCDGKWDHLPESAFMYVGAIEEAEEQAKKMAAAN, from the coding sequence ATGTCCACCGCCACTGCCAATACCACCGGCCGCGTGACCCAGATCATCGGCTCCACGTTCGACGTCGAGTTCTCGGAAGAGAACATGCCGGACATCTACAACGCCGTGAAGATCGAGAAGGAAACGAAGGGCGTGAAGGTGAAGGTCACCGGCGAAGTGCAGCAGCACCTCGGCGGGGGCCGCGTCCGCTGCGTCGCCCTCGGCTCGACCGACGGCATGGTCCGCGGGATGGAAGTCGTCGATACCGGCGCTCCTGTTTCGGTTCCGGTCGGCAAGGAAACGCTCGGCCGCGTGTTCAACCTGCTCGGCGAGCCGATTGACGGCCGCGGGCCGGTGAACGCCGCTGAGAACTGGCCGATTCACCGTGACGCCCCCAAGCTCGAAGACCTCTCGTCGAAGACGGAAGTGTTCGAAACGGGCATCAAGGTCGTCGACCTGCTGACCCCGTTCGTCCGCGGTGGTAAGGCCGGTCTGTTCGGCGGCGCAGGTCTCGGCAAGACGGTCATTCTCACCGAGCTCATCGCCCGTATCGCCCGCGAGCACGGCGGTTACTCGGTGTTCGCCGGCGTGGGTGAACGGACCCGCGAAGGAAACGACCTGTGGCTCGAAATGCAGCACACGCAGATCGGTGACACTGGACGGTCCGTCATCGAGCAGACCTGCATGGTGTTCGGCCAGATGAACGAACCGCCGGGCGCCCGCCTTCGCGTCGCGCTGACCGGCCTGACGATGGCCGAATGGTTCCGCGACGCGACCGGAGCCGACACGCTGCTGTTCATCGACAACATCTTCCGGTTCTCGCAGGCCGGTTCCGAGGTGTCCGCGCTTCTCGGGCGTATGCCGAGCGCCGTGGGTTACCAGCCGACGCTGGGCACCGAACTGGGTCAGCTGCAGGAACGGATCACGTCCACGAAGAAGGGGGCCATCACCTCCGTGCAGGCCGTCTACGTGCCGGCCGACGATCCGACCGACCCCGCCCCGGCCACGGCGTTCAGCCACCTGGACGCGTTCCTCTACCTCGAGCGAAAGATCGCCGAGAAGGGCATTTACCCTGCAGTGGATCCGCTCGCGTCGTCGAGCCGCGTGCTCGATCCGCAGATCGTGGGCGAACACCACTATCGCGTCGCCCGCCGCGTGCAGCAGATCCTGCAGCGGTATCGCGAACTGCAGGACATCATCGCGATTCTCGGTGTCGACGAACTGGCCGAAGACGACAAGAACGTCGTCCGTCGAGCCCGCCGCATCGAGCGGTTCCTGTCGCAGCCGTTCTTCGTGGCCGAAGCCTTCACCGGCAAGTCGGGTAAGTTCACGAAGATCGCCGACACGATCCGCAGCTTCGAAGAGCTGTGCGACGGCAAGTGGGATCACCTGCCGGAATCGGCGTTTATGTACGTCGGAGCGATCGAAGAAGCCGAAGAGCAGGCCAAGAAGATGGCCGCGGCGAACTGA
- a CDS encoding four helix bundle protein, with protein MTKSHRDLLVWQKAMTLVTGCYRITDRFPDRERFGLSSQLRRGAVSVPSNIAEGNARRSKLAYVNHLSIAAGSLAEMETQIQIALNSGDVNEGDSEDVFSQIEEVRRMTAGLIRSLEASEQPRHFE; from the coding sequence GTGACTAAGAGTCATCGCGACCTTCTGGTCTGGCAGAAGGCGATGACGCTGGTGACCGGTTGTTACCGCATTACGGATCGTTTTCCGGATCGGGAGCGATTTGGGTTGTCGAGCCAGTTGCGGCGAGGGGCGGTTTCAGTCCCTTCAAACATCGCAGAAGGAAATGCACGGCGATCAAAGCTGGCGTATGTCAATCACCTTTCCATCGCGGCGGGATCTCTCGCCGAGATGGAAACGCAAATCCAGATTGCACTCAATTCGGGTGATGTGAATGAAGGCGACAGTGAAGATGTCTTCAGTCAGATCGAAGAAGTCCGGCGCATGACAGCCGGGCTGATACGAAGCTTGGAAGCATCAGAACAACCACGACATTTCGAGTAA